AATGTTGGGAACAAATGGGGATGCCTATGTTTTTAAGGCTCCTCGACGTTTCGAGTGGATTTGGAGTTTCTTGGACTCCAATTACGGGCGCTTTTGTACCTCTGTGACCCGGTTCCAGAAGACGGGCCTTTTTGCTATGTTTGAAGCCGTCTGCCTGTGACGGCAGGATGCATCATTAATCCGAGGATTTCCTTGATGCAGTCCCCCATTCCCTATCGCATCGGTTTCGGCCACGACGTCCACCGGCTTGTCACTGGCCGCCCCCTCATCCTGGCTGGGGTCCAAGTCCCACATGAATACGGACTACTCGGTCACTCGGACGCAGACGTCCTCACCCATGCCCTTTGCGACGCCATCCTCGGGGCCTGCGGCCTCGGGGACATAGGCCGCCACTTCCCCGACTCTGACCCGCGCTACAAGGGGATCTCGAGTCTCGTCCTTTTGGGCAAGGTCATGGCCATGGCCCAAGAGGCGGGCTATGAACTGAAAAATGCCGATCTCACCCTGGTTGCCGACCGCCCCAAGATCTCTCCATTTGTGGAAAGGATGCAGGAGACCATCGCCAGGGTCTGCGGTGTTTCGGCATCGCAGGTGAACATCAAGGGGACCACGACCGAAGGCCTCGGCTTCACCGGGACCGGCGAGGGAATGGCCGCCCATGCTGTAGTCCTTCTTGCGGCCTTAGGATGAGGGACGCGCGTTTTTTGCAGCAGAGGGCCGAGGCCCTGCGATCCCTCGCCTCTCCGTGCAGGCTCTGTCCCAGGCGCTGCGGGGTGGACCGTCTTGCAGGAGAAATGGGCTTCTGCCGCACGGGTGCCGAAGCAAGGATCGCGCGGGCCGTGCCCCACATGGGGGAAGAGCCCCCGCTCTCAGGCACGCGCGGGGCAGGGACGATCTTTTTCTCTGGCTGCCATCTCGGCTGCGTCTTCTGCCAAAACCACCAGATAAGCCACGGTGGCCTTGGACAGGCGGTCTCTGTCAGGGATCTCGCAGACACCATGCTTTTGATTGCGGCAAAGGGATGTCACAATATCGAGCTCGTTTCGGCCACCCACTTGCTCCCCTGGGTGGTCTCGGCCCTTGCCGTCGCCGTGGAAAATGGGCTTGATCTTCCTGTTGTATGGAACTCCGGTGGCTACGAGGCCTCAGAGACCCTCGCCCTTCTCGAAGGGGTTGTGGACGTGTATCTGCCTGACGCCAAGTATGGCACGAATGAGAGGGGAAGACGCTACTCCGGTGTGGGGGACTACGTTGACCGGAATCTGGCAGCGCTGGACGAGATGGTCCGCCAGACCGGGACCGGTCTTGAGATCGACAAAGAGGGCGTGGCCCGCCGGGGCATCATCGTCAGGCACCTGGTCCTTCCGGGCGGGGCCGAAGACTCGATAAGGGTCCTCGAATGTCTTCGGGACCGGTACGGCACAGGACTTCACGTGGCCGTCATGTCCCAGTTCTTGCCGGCCTACAGGGCATCACGCTTTGAGGAACTCAAAAAGGGCCTTTCCATGGACGAATACCGGATCGTGCTCGAGGCGGTTGAAAGGCTCGGGTTTGAAAACGGCTGGGTCCAGAAGGCCGAGCCCCCGGAACCGAGCCTCCTTCCCGACTTTTCCGTGGACTGCGACATGATGCCCTGAATGGGGCGGATCAATTGCGGCAGGCAGGGCCGCCCTGTCCGATCCGGGCCTCGATCTCGGAAGTAAGATCCATGGGGCCTGGCATCTCGCGCCCGCTCCTATCGAGTACGCGTCCTTCAGAGAGGATGATCCTTCCGGTGGCGAGTGACCTCATGGTCTCCACGATGAGGGGAAGCTCGCGGCGCAACCCCTGCCGGCGTATGCGCGCAAAAAGCGGCTGGGCCTCGCCCATGTCCTTCATGATCGCATCCAGCCCCGCCCCGGCGCGCTCCCTTTCGAACTCTTCCCATAGATGGTCCCAGCCCGGCCCCCTAACGGGAAATGTGCAGAAGGTGACCGGCGGACCCTTGTCGAGTTCCGGAGTCACCAGGTGCATCATGACGCCTGTTCGGTCCGCGCCCTTTTCAAGAAGCTGCCAGATGACCTCCTGCCAGGTCCCTGCAGGGCCGTCAGGGGCCGCAGGGTGCAGGTTCAAAAGGGCGGCATGGGAACAGGCCTCTGGGCTCACGACCCACATGTAGCCTGCAAGGATGACCACATCGGCGCAGAACCCCCCTGTGCGTCCAAGGACTTCCCGATGATAGGCCACGCGCCAGGCCTCCCGGTCCCTTTTTCTCAGTACGGGCTCAAAACGGACCGCTGAAAGCGTGACCGTGGGGATCCCGAGGGCCATGGACTTCTCGAGGATCCGGTCGCTCCATTCCCCTTCTTTCGGGTCTCTGGATACGAAGACGTAGGCAAGAACGCCTGGGATGGTCCCGTCCCGCATGGCGTCCGTCACTGTATCAAAGAGGGAGAGGGCGGCCTCGTCCCTGCCGGTCGTCCACCAGCCAAAACGGATCCTGCCCGTGTCAGGGCATGGAGGGTTCATGATTGGCCTTTGCCCTCCCGCTCCATCTTCTCCTGACAGTCCCGGCAATAAGAGGCCCAGGGTTCCACAGCGAGACGTCTCGCACGGATCCATCGGCCGCAGTCGAGGCATTTTCCGTACTCACCCCTGTCCATGCGCCAGAGGGCCTGGGAGATCTCCTCGAGCATGGACTTTCTGGCCTTCACGGCCTCGATGACAATATCCTCCTGGAGGTCAGACTGGGCCAGATCCTCAGGATCGCGGATGGTCGAGATCTGATCCTGGTATTCAGGACCGAGACGCTCCAGGAGGTCGTGCCGGATCTCGCTCCATAGCCTCTCCTGTTCCTCGACAAGACGTTTCCGGTATGCATCCATTTCCTGGGCGGTTGGGGGACGGCGTTCCTTTTCCATGAGATACCTCTCTTATGTCTGGACAGTTTATCAAATGATCCCGCTGAAAAAACCTGATTCTTGCGGTGGCGCATGCTGTAGCGTCAAATGGCGATTCGCCCCCTCATCCCACAGGAAAATTGCGCGCCTTGCATCTCGGGCTTTTTGAGCGGGATCAGATCTTGAGGTTTTTGCAGCACGATCATTAACAGAAAACGCCTCATTTATGCATTCGTCAAGTCGAGAAGATAATTCCCCGTGTCTGTGCTTGACACATGGTCATCTAATGGTAGAAAATGTAAAAAATATCTTCCAAGGAGGAGAACCATGAAGCACACTTCGCGCATTGCCCTTGCCGCTATCCTTTCCCTTGCTCTTTCCGGCGGCCTTGTTGCCTGCCAGAAGGCAGAGGAAAAGAAGGCGGAGACACCCACCGAACACCCTGCTCCCCCGGCTAAGACCGCCAAGCCTGCACCTCCGTCCCCGGCAGGCCCAGCCAAGCCTGCGATCGTCCCACAGGCTCCAACTCCGGCTCCTGCTCCTCCGGCACCGGCCCCTGCACCGGCACCCGCGCCTGCAGAGAAATCCATGCTCGATACCGTGAAGGAAAAGGCTGTAACTGCGGGCGAGGCCGTAGAGAAAAAGACCGAAACCGCGATCGACGCCGCCAAGGAAATGCTCCCCGGCCAGAAACAGGCGGCCCCTCCGGCGTCCGAAGTAACGCCAGCACCTATACCCACAGGACATCCCGCGGCAGATGCGGCTAAGGACGCGGCTCAGCCCGCCAAGAAAAAGCAGGAAGGTTGCTGAGAAATACGCTGTTTTGCACAAACAGCCTCCGACCCGGCCGTCTGGCCGGGTCTTTTTTTGGTTTCTCCGCCCCTTTCTCTTTGACCTGAATCCGTGGATTATGTATTCAACTTTGCGATTTTCAGAACAAGCCGACGTCCGGGGTATTTGTGGAGTGAGGCGCCCATGGACGGGCGCCGTCGGCAAATCCGCCCCCATGGACGGGGGCTATTTGCTGCACGGAACAAATACCCCGGACGTAGGCTCACGGATTCAGGTTTGATACAATCCCGTCATGACGAACGACGCATCACGCGACATGCCTACCACTGACGATCTCAACCAACTGATCGAGGTCCTTCCGGATCCCATCCGTGCATCCCTCGAGCATCTCACCCTCGACGACCTCCTCGAGATCGTCATGGATCTCGGGCGGCCTCCCGAGGCCCGTTTCCCTGGACGCGTCCTCGATCTCTCCAAGGAACCCGTCTCTTCAGAGGACATCGACAAAGTGGTCGGCCAGGTGGGCGAATTCGGCGCGGACAACCGGGCCGGGATCGAACGCACGCTCCACCGTATCTCCGCCATTCGAAACCGCAAGGGCCGGATCATCGGGCTCACGCTCCGCGTCGGGAGGGCTGTCCCCGGAACAGTCGATCCCATCCGCGATCTCGTGGAGACGGGAAAGAACATCCTCCTGCTCGGACGCCCAGGCGTGGGCAAGACAACCATGCTCCGGGAGATGGCCCGGGTACTTGCGGACGAACTGGGCAAACGCGTGGTCGTCGTTGACACCTCTAACGAGATCGGCGGAGACGGCGACATACCCCATCCAGCCATAGGACGCGCACGGCGCATGCAAGTCCCACATCCAGACCAGCAGCACGCAGTCATGATCGAGGCGGTGGAAAACCACATGCCCGAAGTCATCGTCATCGACGAAATCGGGACCGAAAAGGAGACGGTCGCGGCCCGAACCATTGCAGAACGCGGGGTCCAGCTCATCGGGACCGCCCACGGAAACACTCTCGAGAACCTCGTCATGAACCCGACCCTCGCGGATCTCGTGGGCGGGGTCCAGACCGTGACCCTCGGAGACGAAGAGGCGCGCTTTCGGGGGACCCAGAAGACCATAACGGAACGGAAGGGGCCTCCCACCTTTGATGTGGTGGTGGAGATCGCGGCCATCGGAAATCTCGTCGTCCACTCTGACACGGCCTCTGCAGTGGATGACCTACTTCGCGGCTACATCCCCGAGGGGGAGAGCAGGCGCACCAAGGCAGAGACCACCGGGAAGTCCATTCCTCCACAAGAGGCACCGGTGTGTTTCTCTTCCGAGGCTGAGACCGCCAGGATCTATCCCTATGCCCTTAGCCCGGATTCCGTCTCGCGCGTTATTCGGGATCTCCGCCTCAACGCACGGGTGGTCGCCTATCCGGAGGATGCCAACATCCTTCTCGCCCTGAGGTCACGCGGGTTTGACCAGCGCCTTCAGCGCATGGAGAAAGAGACCGGGGCATCCGTCCACCTGGTGAAACGAAACAGCACGGCCCAGATACGTCACGTCCTCCAGGACATCTTTTCCGTCGTGGAGGGCCACGACCCGGACGAGATCCGGGTGGCCGTCCGTGAGGCCGAAGATGCAGTGGAAAGGGTCATGGAGACAGGGGCTTCCGTAGAGCTTTCACCCCGGCCTTCACCCCTTCGGAGGCTCCAGCACCGGATCGTTGCCCGCTGCCACCTTGTTGCGGAAAGCGTCGGAAGCGAACCCCTCCGCCACTTGATCATCCAGCCCCGTGAGTGAACGGTGCTGAACGCCATCTGGATGGGGCTGCTCGCCCTCTCCATGCTTTTCGGCATCTGGAACGGCCGCATGGCCGATATCTCCAAGGCCGCTGTGGACGGGGCCAAGGCCGGGGTCGAGATCGCCATCGGCCTTGTGGGGATCATGGCCCTCTG
This is a stretch of genomic DNA from Deltaproteobacteria bacterium. It encodes these proteins:
- a CDS encoding formyl transferase, which gives rise to MNPPCPDTGRIRFGWWTTGRDEAALSLFDTVTDAMRDGTIPGVLAYVFVSRDPKEGEWSDRILEKSMALGIPTVTLSAVRFEPVLRKRDREAWRVAYHREVLGRTGGFCADVVILAGYMWVVSPEACSHAALLNLHPAAPDGPAGTWQEVIWQLLEKGADRTGVMMHLVTPELDKGPPVTFCTFPVRGPGWDHLWEEFERERAGAGLDAIMKDMGEAQPLFARIRRQGLRRELPLIVETMRSLATGRIILSEGRVLDRSGREMPGPMDLTSEIEARIGQGGPACRN
- the ispF gene encoding 2-C-methyl-D-erythritol 2,4-cyclodiphosphate synthase: MQSPIPYRIGFGHDVHRLVTGRPLILAGVQVPHEYGLLGHSDADVLTHALCDAILGACGLGDIGRHFPDSDPRYKGISSLVLLGKVMAMAQEAGYELKNADLTLVADRPKISPFVERMQETIARVCGVSASQVNIKGTTTEGLGFTGTGEGMAAHAVVLLAALG
- a CDS encoding AAA family ATPase, with translation MPTTDDLNQLIEVLPDPIRASLEHLTLDDLLEIVMDLGRPPEARFPGRVLDLSKEPVSSEDIDKVVGQVGEFGADNRAGIERTLHRISAIRNRKGRIIGLTLRVGRAVPGTVDPIRDLVETGKNILLLGRPGVGKTTMLREMARVLADELGKRVVVVDTSNEIGGDGDIPHPAIGRARRMQVPHPDQQHAVMIEAVENHMPEVIVIDEIGTEKETVAARTIAERGVQLIGTAHGNTLENLVMNPTLADLVGGVQTVTLGDEEARFRGTQKTITERKGPPTFDVVVEIAAIGNLVVHSDTASAVDDLLRGYIPEGESRRTKAETTGKSIPPQEAPVCFSSEAETARIYPYALSPDSVSRVIRDLRLNARVVAYPEDANILLALRSRGFDQRLQRMEKETGASVHLVKRNSTAQIRHVLQDIFSVVEGHDPDEIRVAVREAEDAVERVMETGASVELSPRPSPLRRLQHRIVARCHLVAESVGSEPLRHLIIQPRE
- a CDS encoding TraR/DksA C4-type zinc finger protein; this encodes MEKERRPPTAQEMDAYRKRLVEEQERLWSEIRHDLLERLGPEYQDQISTIRDPEDLAQSDLQEDIVIEAVKARKSMLEEISQALWRMDRGEYGKCLDCGRWIRARRLAVEPWASYCRDCQEKMEREGKGQS
- a CDS encoding radical SAM protein codes for the protein MRDARFLQQRAEALRSLASPCRLCPRRCGVDRLAGEMGFCRTGAEARIARAVPHMGEEPPLSGTRGAGTIFFSGCHLGCVFCQNHQISHGGLGQAVSVRDLADTMLLIAAKGCHNIELVSATHLLPWVVSALAVAVENGLDLPVVWNSGGYEASETLALLEGVVDVYLPDAKYGTNERGRRYSGVGDYVDRNLAALDEMVRQTGTGLEIDKEGVARRGIIVRHLVLPGGAEDSIRVLECLRDRYGTGLHVAVMSQFLPAYRASRFEELKKGLSMDEYRIVLEAVERLGFENGWVQKAEPPEPSLLPDFSVDCDMMP